A region of Theileria annulata chromosome 2, complete sequence, *** SEQUENCING IN PROGRESS *** DNA encodes the following proteins:
- a CDS encoding uncharacterized protein (chr2.C.cand.41 - signal peptide, transmembrane;~transmembrane protein, putative;~6 probable transmembrane helices predicted for TA15540 by TMHMM2.0 at aa 13-30, 43-65, 126-143, 153-175, 278-300 and 310-332;~Signal anchor predicted for TA15540 by SignalP 2.0 HMM (Signal peptide probability 0.003, signal anchor probability 0.989) with cleavage site probability 0.002 between residues 30 and 31), which translates to MFKCLKKYYKYDLISCIIFSIILLYYLIFCDQTKSIDLLTNKIIFLHYFINPIKIFFYLIILPIITFNSSVTVTGPTASTAVTGINNITTVTKDISVSSTVRASTVTGIWNYKTILKYEFNKKLKILIKFNGILVFLTIILTTNNSLNYLLNYIISCFLYTCISLGTFIHFFFLPNSVTVTGPPNSTTNSTKDSTKGTKYITLGKGVNDTFDTPGKGANSTLMECTMGKGANSMVTECTTGKGANFTAMECITGNTVDGEDDEDTSVVVGPNSVLEKLIIIKFIMLLIGNCFGNYLLLLDWYQLFARFPITNFIGLTIGHFLSSLISNFILLK; encoded by the coding sequence atgtttaaatgtttaaaaaaatattataaatatgatttaataagttgtataatattttcaataattttattatattatttaattttttgtgATCAAACTAAATCTATAGATTTgttaactaataaaattatttttttacattattttattaatccaattaaaatctttttctatctaataatattaccaattattacttttaattcttccgttacggtgactggtccCACGGCCAGTACAGCTGTTACtggtattaataatattactactgttactaaggatattagTGTTAGTAGTACAGTTagagcaagcaccgtaacgggaaTCTGGAattataaaacaatattaaaatatgaatttaataagaaattaaaaatattaataaaatttaatggaattttagtatttttaacaattatTCTTACTACAAATAATTCTctcaattatttattaaattatatcatttcttgttttttatatacttgTATTTCATTAGGTACTTTCATACATTTTTTTTTCTTACCTaattccgttacggtgactggtccaCCAAACAGTACTACCAACagtactaaggatagtaCTAAGGGTACTAAGTATATTACCCTGGGAAAGGGAGTTAATGACACTTTTGATACTcccggaaagggagctaattctacccTTATGGAatgtactatgggaaagggagctaattctatggttACCGAGTGTACTaccggaaagggagctaattttacagccatggAGTGTATTACTGGTAATACTGTGGATGGTGAGGATGATGAGGATACTTCTGTTGTTGTTGGACCAAACTCCGTAttggaaaaattaataataataaaatttataatgttattaattGGAAATTGTTTTggtaattatttattattattggatTGGTATCAATTATTTGCAAGATTTCctattactaattttattggTTTAACTATTGGTCATTTTCTTTCCTCATtaatatcaaattttattctactaaaataa
- a CDS encoding uncharacterized protein (chr2.cand.472 - score = 53.84) has protein sequence MMKIWKLIIFIIGSINCIDPIDIDLLQAVNMPGVKSTLVTFHTIQYFILAPLDTHFINSVRHGDTMLFQRNNTSCLKIVTTNNGTHSFIYIRIITQSLSDLYFRFYLPIHGPPVLGRMAPALTTVNTLLRLLANSHPSLNPRGFNMFDNSDPIDEDEGEDSDSDGDDDDGDDGDEGGDGGDNGGGGFGGGDGGNSDEGGDDGNGGGGDEILGPAAIGAVDIALGEMNQEGIQGMIGGLQEFVPNIPEQEGNSPNESEGDEVNQGEGEEEDINYEMVQHEGEGLDDSGDNEQDLGMDLSQYAGYFRISTLPINEQMEQDIDQKILEDMEEIDLQIQQELGQGMGQMGEGIDQFGQGIDQFGQGIEQSGDGIDQFGGLAPNLSELLDAFLDNLIQQQLNPETMDPELAGYTQSLGPELAGLMDPVGSDPVGPGTLEQVESSGNVDTPGLMDPIVPNIIEQLESTGTKINEPLEQMSPELVEVEMESEVESEGHYDLYDEDKTDTE, from the exons atgatgaaaatttggaaattaataatatttattataggatcaattaattgtattgaTCCAATTGATATAGATTTACTTCAAGCAGTGAATATGCCTGGAGTAAAAAGTACACTTGTAACATTCCATACTATAcaatatttcattttagCTCCTCTTGAtactcattttattaactcTGTTAGACATGGTGACACCATGTTATTCCAGAGGAATAATACAAGTTGTTTAAAGATAGTTACAACTAATAATGGAACACATAGTTTTATCTATATACGTATCATTACTCAAAGTCTTTCAGATCTTTACTTCAGATTTTATTTACCTATTCATGGTCCACCAGTACTTGGTAGAATGGCACCAGCTCTAACTACTGTTAATACACTTTTAAGATTACTTGCCAATTCACATCCATCACTCAATCCCAGAGGATTCAATATGTTTGATAATTCTGATCCAAtagatgaagatgaaggTGAAGATAGTGATAGTGACGGTGATGACGATGATGGAGATGATGGAGACGAAGGAGGAGATGGAGGTGATAATGGAGGAGGTGGATTTGGTGGTGGAGATGGTGGTAACTCAGATGAAGGAGGAGATGACGGAAATGGTGGTGGAGGTGATGAAATACTTGGACCGGCTGCTATAGGAGCAGTAGATATAGCATTAGGAGAAATGAATCAAGAAGGAATACAAGGAATGATAGGAGGATTACAAGAATTTGTACCAAACATACCAGAACAAGAAGGAAATTCACCAA ATGAAAGTGAAGGAGATGAAGTTAACCAAGGAGAAGGTGAAGAAGAagatataaattatgaaatgGTTCAACATGAAGGCGAAGGATTAGATGATTCAGGAGATAATGAACAAGATTTGGGAATGGATCTGAGTCAATACGCAGGTTATTTTAGAATCAGTACTCTACCAATTAATGAACAAATGGAACAAGATATTGATCAAAAAATTCTTGAAGATATGGAAGAAATTGACCTACAAATACAACAAGAATTAGGTCAAGGAATGGGACAAATGGGTGAGGGAATAGACCAGTTTGGTCAGGGAATAGACCAATTTGGTCAAGGAATAGAACAGTCTGGTGATGGAATAGACCAATTTGGTGGATTGGCACCAAATTTAAGTGAACTTTTAGATGCTTTTCTTGACAATTTAATACAACAACAATTAAATCCAGAAACTATGGATCCTGAGTTAGCTGGTTATACACAGTCACTTGGACCTGAGTTAGCTGGTCTAATGGACCCTGTTGGATCTGACCCAGTTGGACCTGGAACACTTGAACAAGTAGAATCATCTGGTAATGTGGATACACCTGGTCTAATGGATCCAATTGTACCTAATATAATTGAACAATTAGAATCTACTGGaactaaaataaatgaacCTTTGGAACAAATGTCACCAGAATTAGTAGAAGTAGAAATGGAATCAGAAGTAGAATCAGAAGGACATTATGACTTATatgatgaagataaaaCAGATAcagaataa
- a CDS encoding glyceraldehyde 3-phosphate dehydrogenase, putative (chr2.C.cand.43 - glyceraldehyde 3-phosphate dehydrogenase) — MKIRIGINGYGRIGRSVHRASLERENIEIVHINDPLMTPEYIKYLLKYDTIQGKLPYELETLDNNLILNGQTVRLSFEREPDLIPWGNSSVDIVLECTGQFKSNEKASLHLKSGAKLVIISAITTDTPIYVYGINHTSYNKSVRVMSNASCTTNCLAPVVKVLHENFGIVEGLMTSVWPNMARQNIVDGTTRDFKRSGRCAITNIAPLTTPAADAIGEIIPSLKGKLKSMTFFVPTHAVAVVDLTVKLSKPTKYENIVKVIKEAADGNLKGILGYTEDEVVSSDFMHESLSSIFDINAGIALNDTFVKLISWYHNEWGYSNRLLDLSNYVYKQFNS; from the coding sequence atGAAAATAAGAATTGGTATAAATGGTTATGGACGTATTGGACGTTCAGTACATAGAGCATCATTAGAACGTgaaaatatagaaataGTACATATAAATGATCCATTAATGACACcagaatatattaaatatctACTTAAATATGATACAATTCAAGGTAAATTACCATACGAATTGGAAACattagataataatttaatattaaatggaCAAACTGTTAGATTATCATTTGAAAGAGAACCAGATTTGATTCCATGGGGAAATTCATCTGTTGATATAGTATTGGAATGTACTGGACAATTTAAAAGTAATGAAAAAGCTAGTCTGCATCTAAAGTCTGGTGCTAAATTAGTTATAATTTCAGCAATAACAACAGATACTCCAATATATGTTTATGGTATAAATCATACGAGTTATAATAAATCTGTACGTGTAATGTCTAATGCAAGTTGTACTACAAATTGTCTAGCACCTGTAGTTAAAGTATTACATGAGAATTTTGGTATTGTTGAAGGATTAATGACTTCAGTATGGCCAAATATGGCTAGACAAAATATTGTAGATGGTACTACAAGAGATTTTAAACGTTCTGGTCGTTGTGctattactaatattgCACCATTAACAACACCAGCAGCTGATGCTATAGGTGAAATTATCCCTAGTCTAAAGGGTAAATTAAAAAGTATGACATTTTTTGTACCAACACATGCTGTAGCAGTTGTAGATTTAACTGTAAAACTTTCTAAACCAacaaaatatgaaaatattgtaaaagTAATTAAAGAAGCCGCTGATGGAAATTTAAAAGGTATTTTAGGTTATACAGAAGATGAAGTAGTTTCTTCCGATTTTATGCATGAAAGTTTGTCGAGTATTTTTGATATTAATGCTGGTATAGCACTTAATGATActtttgttaaattaatctCTTGGTATCATAATGAATGGGGATATTCTAATCGATTATTAGATCTTTCTAATTATGTATACAAACAATTTaattcttaa
- a CDS encoding protein phosphatase 2c, putative (PF00481 Protein phosphatase 2C, signal sequence): MRLSYNFIRGLLLLKMGAHLSSPKTEKVSTSGGNFKLDSTVFGATSMQGWRISMEDAHLTIPSYINNTDYLTTMVASTVTEINMNIDELPISIGSIYGVFDGHGGNCVSRWVSENFSNVFTKEFRDVRRRYLDGTLVPKHDSDSCIESKLVAEALQNSFLKVDQHLATPEVDTQLQLISNRKNDDLDSNNLFKVLLPDKLNNRQHAIDIIQQLTSFDTHSYDNKQNDELNKYDSIPYYKDEDVDEDIINNELGINTKNLDNFEGSIGGTASTVTVSSTTTTDTTVESGTIMEDTTTPSTTTTTTPNTVVGTTDKDMNNITINLLQKEKEDLYAMGCGATSVVVVVLEDPYPCVIVANAGDSRCVLSRNKLAVPLSIDHKPTDELELCRIRRAGGNVINGRVDGNLNLSRSLGDLSFKMDQSLDQREQKIISFPDVQIIKLTRDDEFLVLACDGIWDCKSNQQVVDFIHTKLQYYLKLYDKHDHTIKHFKRNDLNKHEKSASSGSGGDKGVGEKSTSGIGMVSDVSSSIEGLGTGKGAVGSVLSGVPSTVTEELEKNEIIDRMGSNEKKREILEKICEELCDLCLSNNPSESEGIGCDNMTVIIVLFNQQLYNKIH; this comes from the exons ATGCGTTTGagttataattttatacgtggattattattattaaaaatgggAGCACATTTAAGTAGTCCAAAGACAGAAAAAGTATCAACAAGTGGTGGTAACTTTAAACTTGATTCTACAGTTTTTGGTGCAACTTCTATGCAAGGTTGGAGAATATCAATGGAAGATGCACATCTTACTATACCTTcttatattaataatacag actacttaactactatggtagcaagcaccgtaacggaaattaatatgaatatagATGAATTACCAATATCAATAGGAAGTATTTATGGTGTATTTGATGGTCATGGAGGAAATTGTGTAAGTCGTTGGGTATCGGAGAATTTTTCGAATGTGTTTACAAAAGAGTTTCGTGATGTACGTAGACGTTATTTGGATGGTACTTTAGTACCTAAACATGATTCCGATTCTTGTATAGAATCAAAATTAGTTGCAGAAGCTTTACAAAATAGTTTCCTCAAAGTTGATCAACATTTAGCAACACCTGAAGTTGATACACAATTACAACTCATTTCTAATCGGAAAAATGATGATCTCGATTCTAATAATCTTTTCAAAGTCTTATTACCAGATAAACTTAATAATCGACAACATGCTATTGATATTATACAACAATTAACTTCATTCGATACACATTCTTATGATAATAAAC AGAATGAtgaattgaataaatatgataGTATACCGTATTATAAAGATGAAGATGTAGATgaagatataataaataatgaattaggAATAAATACTAAAAATTTAGATAACTTTGAAGGTTCTATAGGTGGTACTGCTTCTaccgttacggtgtctagtactactactaccGATACTACCGTTGAATCAGGTACCATTATGGAAGATACTACTACTCCCtctactactactactactactccTAATACTGTAGTGGGTACTACTGATAAAgatatgaataatataacaataaatttattacaaaaaGAAAAGGAAGATTTATATGCGATGGGCTGTGGTGCGACATCAGTAGTAGTGGTGGTATTAGAAGATCCATATCCATGTGTAATAGTAGCGAATGCAGGTGATTCACGTTGTGTATTATCAAGAAATAAGTTGGCAGTACCATTATCAATAGATCATAAACCAACAGATGAATTAGAGTTGTGTAGAATACGTAGAGCAGGAGGTAATGTAATTAATGGTCGTGTAGACGGAAATTTAAACCTATCACGTAGTTTAGGTGATTTATCCTTTAAAATGGATCAAAGTTTAGATCAGAGGGAACAGAAAATCATCTCATTTCCTGAtgtacaaattattaaactcACACGTGATGATGAGTTTCTTGTACTCGCATGTGATGGGATCTGGGATTGTAAATCCAATCAACAAGTTGTCGATTTCATACATACCaaattacaatattatcttaaattatatgataaaCATGATCATACcattaaacattttaaacgtaatgatttaaataaacatGAGAAGAGTGCTAGTAGTGGTAGTGGTGGTGATAAGGGTGTTGGTGAGAAGAGTACTAGTGGTATTGGTATGGTTAGTGATgttagtagtagtattgAGGGATTAGGTactggaaagggagctgTAGGATCAGTACTGTCTGGTGtaccaagcaccgtaacggaggaACTTGAAAAGAATGAAATAATTGATAGAATGGGATCTAATGAAAAAAAGAGAGAAATCTTGGAGAAAATATGTGAAGAATTATGTGATTTATGTCTAAGTAATAACCCAAGTGAATCTGAAGGAATCGGTTGTGATAACATGACTGTTATTATTGTACTCTTTAATCAAcaattgtataataaaatacattaa
- a CDS encoding uncharacterized protein (chr2.C.cand.42 - hypothetical protein), whose product MAEVLVNTVGYDDSDLSDYENNFNINNNLIYQNFKSNYKFNYNQKSPRFGIDNINTNNKVNSINNEEEFGNGNVLEFGKKLERISYRNSLDTIDSINNNENVFKWWCDENDYSDDFSDDSFFSPVTVSSNTATPGKGTNTLTTTNTKDTNIIGANTVTEENNTTNFAAPKVGTGTLGNPATNSTEDITVGASTVTEDNSGWKSWTNGTNQLQELKSKILNKLLNNIKPVTVSGAQGKGADSTAMECTMGKGANSMVTECTTTVGASTVMEELKYYKNMNKILIEKLIYIINNNNKLEYNINNNYVTLIQNHLIKTQSFLNSITGTTNNLTTTEGTSTVGPSSVTEENSTTKIAAPNLHTGPEGTGFETQSITTTTEVTNTNTTLNEDTNTVTTTEEGAIVGASTVTGDTVMKIKELELNNKELEEKIKIIEESKNNLEEDFKKTLTYMKLMKDRLKLFKQNNTQITTTNSTNNFTTSTNNFTTNTLNTHNSLNTLNTLNTTTNMNNMNKRNKLRRNNSSVRFKEMSELYVVPRSLSETKPIINNNKFNFFKNLFK is encoded by the coding sequence atGGCGGAAGTATTAGTAAATACAGTTGGTTATGATGATTCTGATTTAAGtgattatgaaaataattttaatataaataataatttaatttatcaaaattttaaatcaaattataaatttaattataatcaAAAATCACCAAGATTTGGTATAgacaatattaatactaataataaggttaatagtattaataatgaagaagaaTTTGGAAATGGTAATGTATTAGAGtttggaaaaaaattagaaagAATAAGTTATAGAAATAGTTTAGATACAATtgatagtataaataataatgaaaatgtttTTAAATGGTGGTGTGATGAAAATGATTATTCTGATGATTTTTCTGATGATTCCTTTTTTTctcccgttacggtgtctaGTAACACGGCTACCCCTGGAAAGGGTACTAATACCCTAACTACcactaatactaaggatactaatatCATTGGAGCAAACACCGTTACTGAGGAaaataatactactaattttgctgcacctaaagTAGGTACTGGAACCTTAGGTAATCCAGctactaatagtactgaGGATATTActgttggagcaagcaccgtaacggaagatAATAGTGGATGGAAAAGTTGGACAAATGGTACAAATCAATTACaagaattaaaatctaaaatattaaataaactattaaataatattaaacccgttacggtgtcaggTGCCcagggaaagggagctgATTCTACAgccatggagtgtactatgggaaagggagctaattctatggttacagagtgtactactactgtgggagcaagcaccgtaatggaagaattaaaatattataagaatatgaataaaatattaatagaaaaattaatatatataataaataataataataaattagaatataatatcaataataattatgtaactttaatacaaaatcatttaatcAAAACACAATCATTTCTAAATTCCATTACTGGTACTACTAATAACCTAACTACTACTGAGGGTACTAGTACAGTTGGACCAAGCTCCGTTACGGAAGAAAATTCTACTACTAAaattgctgcacctaatCTACATACTGGACCTGAAGGTACTGGGTTCGAAACCCAGTCCattactactactactgaggttactaatactaatactactcTTAATGAGGATACTAATACAGTTACTACTACTGAGGAAGGGGCTAttgttggagcaagcaccgtaacgggagACACCgtaatgaaaataaaagaattagaattaaataataaagaattagaagaaaaaataaaaataatagaagaaagtaaaaataatttagaagaagattttaaaaaaacattaacatatatgaaattaatgaaagatcgtttaaaattattcaaacaaaataatacaCAAATTACTACCACTAACAGTACTAATAACTttactactagtactaataactttactactaatactcttaatactcataatagccttaataccctaaatacccttaatactactactaatatgaataatatgaataaaagaaataaattaagaCGTAATAATAGTAGTGTAAGATTTAAAGAAATGAGTGAATTATATGTAGTACCAAGATCACTTTCAGAAACAAAaccaataataaataataataaatttaacttttttaaaaatcttttcaaataa